One Thermococcus eurythermalis DNA segment encodes these proteins:
- a CDS encoding ParB/RepB/Spo0J family partition protein: MGRISLITREGAFKRAERIRREYEAIYGIGFDLERAFVSLENLVPTQVELSEGKLLLVLQEIKHGYDAPIIVIPHGGRYYIIDGHHRAFALKKLGFDRVEAIILKPRSEFVPGIVKTAEKEGLKRLEDMKIVRD; this comes from the coding sequence ATGGGCAGGATAAGCCTCATCACACGGGAAGGGGCATTCAAACGTGCCGAACGGATAAGGAGGGAATACGAAGCAATCTACGGCATTGGGTTTGACCTTGAGCGGGCCTTTGTCTCCCTTGAGAACCTCGTCCCCACCCAGGTGGAGCTCAGCGAGGGAAAGCTCCTCTTGGTTCTCCAGGAGATAAAGCACGGGTATGACGCCCCGATAATCGTGATACCGCACGGTGGGAGGTATTACATCATAGACGGCCACCACAGGGCCTTTGCCCTGAAGAAGCTCGGCTTCGACCGGGTTGAGGCGATTATCCTCAAACCACGCTCGGAGTTCGTTCCAGGCATCGTCAAAACAGCGGAAAAAGAAGGGCTAAAAAGGCTGGAGGATATGAAAATAGTGAGGGATTAA
- a CDS encoding geranylgeranylglyceryl/heptaprenylglyceryl phosphate synthase, producing the protein MLEIGKVERYIHEKLKNEKLHFVLLDPDDVPPGTAGKIAEMSEEIGVDAIMVGGSTGAEGEVLDGVVKAIKESSGLPVILFPGSHGGISKYADAIFFMSLLNSRNPFFITGSQALGAFTVKRYGIEPIPMAYLIIEPGETVGWVGDAKPIPRHKPKIAAAYALAGQYLGMRLVYLEAGSGAPQPVPPEMIALVKRVIDVPLIVGGGIRTKEQARQAVEAGADIIVTGTAIEKAGSIEKAKEKLEELNSGVKG; encoded by the coding sequence ATGCTCGAAATAGGTAAGGTTGAGCGCTACATTCACGAGAAGCTGAAAAATGAGAAGCTCCACTTCGTCCTCCTCGACCCCGACGACGTCCCGCCGGGGACAGCCGGTAAAATAGCCGAGATGAGCGAAGAAATTGGCGTTGATGCAATAATGGTCGGCGGCTCGACTGGGGCAGAAGGTGAAGTGCTCGACGGAGTTGTTAAAGCAATAAAGGAGTCCTCAGGCCTGCCGGTTATCCTCTTCCCAGGCTCGCACGGCGGGATAAGCAAGTACGCGGACGCGATATTCTTCATGAGCCTCCTCAACTCAAGAAACCCATTCTTCATAACTGGCTCTCAGGCATTGGGGGCCTTTACGGTCAAGCGCTACGGCATAGAGCCTATTCCGATGGCGTACCTCATCATCGAGCCCGGAGAGACCGTCGGCTGGGTCGGCGATGCGAAGCCGATACCGAGGCACAAGCCGAAGATCGCCGCCGCGTACGCCTTAGCCGGCCAGTACCTTGGCATGCGCCTCGTTTACCTTGAAGCGGGTAGTGGGGCACCGCAGCCCGTTCCGCCCGAGATGATTGCCCTCGTTAAGCGCGTTATAGACGTCCCACTCATCGTTGGCGGTGGAATAAGGACGAAGGAGCAGGCAAGGCAGGCCGTCGAGGCCGGAGCGGACATCATCGTCACCGGAACAGCAATAGAGAAAGCCGGTTCAATTGAGAAAGCGAAGGAGAAGCTGGAGGAGCTGAACTCAGGGGTTAAGGGATAA
- a CDS encoding adenylate kinase, whose product MNILIFGPPGSGKSTHSRRIVERYGLTYISSGDLIRKEIERGTPIGKEMEAYLSRGELIPDTIINTLIISRLRRQRENFILDGYPRTPEQVLALESYLYDHGIRLDLALEIFIDLETSVERISGRRICPNCGAVYHVKYNPPKKPGVCDVCGSELIQRRDDRREVVEKRYRIYTKNMEPIIKFYRNKGIYVRVDGDGGVEEVWKRIQPLLDYIRARETYLRPP is encoded by the coding sequence GTGAACATTCTGATTTTCGGCCCTCCCGGAAGCGGAAAGAGCACGCACTCCCGCAGGATAGTGGAGCGCTACGGCCTGACCTACATATCCTCTGGCGACCTTATTAGAAAGGAGATAGAGCGGGGAACTCCGATTGGGAAGGAAATGGAGGCTTACCTGAGCCGGGGTGAGCTCATTCCAGACACGATCATCAACACCCTTATAATCTCCCGGCTGAGGCGTCAGAGGGAGAACTTCATCCTCGACGGCTATCCAAGGACTCCGGAGCAGGTCTTGGCCCTTGAGAGCTACCTATACGACCACGGGATAAGGCTTGACCTGGCCCTTGAGATTTTCATAGACCTTGAAACCAGCGTCGAGAGGATAAGCGGAAGGAGAATCTGTCCGAACTGTGGCGCAGTTTACCACGTCAAATACAACCCACCCAAGAAGCCTGGGGTCTGTGACGTCTGCGGCTCGGAGCTGATTCAGAGGCGGGACGACAGGCGCGAAGTCGTTGAGAAGAGGTACCGGATTTACACAAAAAACATGGAGCCGATAATAAAGTTCTACAGAAACAAGGGGATTTACGTCAGGGTTGATGGTGACGGGGGCGTCGAGGAAGTTTGGAAGAGGATTCAGCCGCTGCTGGACTACATAAGGGCTAGAGAGACTTACCTAAGGCCTCCATGA
- a CDS encoding GIY-YIG nuclease family protein produces MKGSYFLIIRLDREKVIRTKGRAFELRPGYYVYVGSAMNSLEKRVARHFRKEKKLHWHIDYLLKEAGLLRAYLIPSEVKLEEKLSLEVSRFGEPVPGFGAGDVKVGTNLYRFDDEPDGTLEGILKGMGLDWKTVKSDEEITEIRW; encoded by the coding sequence ATGAAGGGTTCCTACTTCCTCATAATCAGGCTCGATAGGGAGAAGGTGATACGGACAAAGGGAAGAGCCTTCGAGCTCAGGCCCGGTTACTACGTTTACGTTGGTTCGGCCATGAACTCCCTCGAAAAGCGCGTCGCGAGGCATTTCCGGAAGGAGAAAAAGCTTCACTGGCACATAGACTACCTCCTAAAGGAGGCGGGGCTTCTGAGGGCGTACCTGATTCCCAGCGAGGTCAAGCTTGAGGAGAAGCTCTCGCTGGAAGTTTCCCGCTTCGGCGAGCCCGTTCCAGGCTTTGGGGCCGGGGACGTTAAGGTTGGCACGAACCTCTACCGCTTTGATGACGAGCCGGACGGGACTCTAGAGGGAATCCTTAAGGGAATGGGCCTGGACTGGAAAACCGTTAAAAGCGATGAAGAAATAACGGAAATACGGTGGTAG
- the trmY gene encoding tRNA (pseudouridine(54)-N(1))-methyltransferase TrmY has translation MRTFIIKANKAKTSPDFKLSDLPGTSGRIDVLCRFLNSAFLLSHGLRKNVRVWLLLYGPPNPPKAIRFEGPQLKVRLNPDERSTAKLIMKALKAGEGLKEPGKEVEVYPGLYVSNRTFEDVIRLTLKNSTLYYLHEEGKPIEKASFGSNVAFVLGDHEGLSREDETFLAGIAEKVSVGKKSYLASHVVAYVNIFLDSLTPPP, from the coding sequence TTGAGAACCTTCATAATCAAGGCCAACAAGGCTAAAACGAGCCCCGACTTCAAGCTGAGCGATTTACCTGGCACGAGCGGAAGGATAGACGTCCTCTGCAGGTTTCTCAACTCGGCCTTTTTGCTCTCCCACGGCCTCCGGAAAAATGTCCGCGTCTGGCTCCTCCTGTACGGCCCGCCGAACCCGCCGAAGGCGATACGCTTCGAGGGGCCCCAGCTTAAAGTTCGCCTCAACCCGGACGAGAGGAGCACGGCGAAGCTTATAATGAAGGCCCTCAAGGCCGGTGAGGGACTGAAAGAGCCTGGGAAGGAGGTTGAGGTTTACCCCGGCCTCTACGTGAGCAACCGAACTTTTGAAGACGTCATCAGGCTGACGCTCAAGAACTCGACCCTCTACTACCTCCACGAGGAGGGAAAGCCGATAGAGAAGGCCTCCTTCGGGAGCAACGTCGCCTTCGTCCTCGGCGACCACGAGGGACTGAGCCGGGAGGACGAGACATTCTTAGCGGGAATAGCGGAAAAGGTGAGCGTCGGGAAAAAGAGCTATCTCGCCTCGCACGTCGTCGCCTACGTCAACATCTTCCTTGACTCGCTCACTCCTCCGCCCTGA
- a CDS encoding peptide transporter has protein sequence MVKTEAKKRQENGRGNSSSLSAYYQKFKAYGLPLIALLLAYLGFKLRNVTSNYKTFLDPDTFFHYEMYKIAINEWIPKYFAYANPPTGIKASGYLGLYTVQAFFYKVVSAFGYDQLGAFKLWPPFVGAMTVIAVYLLGRKLHSNWAGVWAAAFMMFSYASFSKTYSGNNRGEGPFMMFFLYAVLFLMIYLDERGWNWKKVLSGVLFLATSVLYMAVWTGSQFGVGILLLFAGLTVVVFFTFGMIPQLKKFTQDFFPLYGLSLVLGIWLSGTGFIGIKSFLIFAFEGLMALSALVAVMLYGERLGLNYSDKKHRFGTVVAIAVLGFLAFYAYFGRELFNFLGGATQSNPLYQTVAELARTDWGTIISYYSIGIQKGIVVGAIALFGLVILLIQLIEQLKENNSPVTQGISAGITLGVILTYVYYFKEYPNVKPQDGLLFLISVSGFGIVLLRLTIQLAKGKPTEKEIFLVSYYAGSIYLLFMAVRFVFQASGAILLLAGVAVGEAFLFVENMKESLGTKALYAALLILLFLPVPVIGAQHMNDIAKSYARSQGSVPADWVNTLSWLRENSHPLDSATSWWDYGYWIESSLLSHRRSATDGGHAYDRRYIVADFFSHYGNESEQDFEAWGLNYMITWQQDIGKFNAISYLGGAINHYEQTHIPMFQAISTQQIQYANESGRLAVYIASGNSAYQPLATIDLTTGQVIGGRGDIPYVLYIFGNYGLLAYQKIAFSNFVQLAFHVPYSPDPWESQKLFANFKPVYSNGGVSTYEFRPFAVYRIDRYENDTWKTVYTTLGGGKLQPGEQKLRLWISAFGRDIKDAKLVFEAYNGTELIKREVLAEGLSMDYLNETPVEVTLTIPNATGYRLVLIQEGPVGVLNGAPKVNGKVANPSYILGEGQSGQLELKAAFRKDYDSVKLTLRASIVYYVAPNGKDIEKDDFYLEPHQDIITYVPVKELSVKEGNNTIVAQASMPENVFGKYIQELHKKYGKDKVIIVGKRIEPIFITQKEYVIWEG, from the coding sequence ATGGTGAAGACTGAGGCTAAAAAGAGGCAGGAGAATGGAAGGGGGAACAGCTCTTCCCTCTCAGCGTACTACCAGAAGTTCAAGGCCTATGGACTCCCCCTGATAGCCCTCCTGCTCGCGTATCTGGGCTTTAAACTGAGGAACGTGACGTCCAACTACAAGACCTTCCTCGACCCCGACACTTTTTTCCACTATGAGATGTACAAGATAGCCATCAATGAGTGGATTCCCAAGTATTTCGCATACGCCAATCCGCCCACAGGAATTAAGGCCAGCGGCTACCTCGGCCTCTATACCGTACAGGCGTTCTTTTACAAAGTCGTCTCGGCGTTCGGATACGACCAGCTCGGGGCCTTCAAGCTCTGGCCGCCCTTCGTCGGTGCGATGACAGTCATAGCTGTCTACCTCCTCGGGAGGAAGCTCCACTCCAACTGGGCCGGCGTATGGGCAGCCGCCTTCATGATGTTCTCCTACGCCAGCTTCAGCAAGACCTACTCCGGCAACAACCGTGGAGAAGGGCCGTTCATGATGTTCTTCCTATACGCGGTGCTATTCCTTATGATATACCTCGACGAGAGGGGGTGGAACTGGAAGAAGGTGCTCTCAGGAGTGCTCTTCCTCGCGACCAGCGTCCTCTACATGGCAGTCTGGACCGGAAGCCAGTTCGGTGTCGGAATACTCCTGCTCTTCGCGGGCCTTACTGTGGTCGTCTTCTTCACGTTCGGCATGATTCCACAGCTGAAGAAATTCACCCAGGACTTCTTCCCGCTCTACGGACTTTCGCTTGTTCTCGGTATATGGCTCTCCGGCACCGGGTTTATCGGGATTAAGAGCTTCCTTATCTTCGCTTTCGAGGGCCTTATGGCGCTAAGTGCGCTCGTTGCAGTGATGCTCTACGGTGAGAGGCTTGGCCTCAACTACTCCGACAAAAAGCACCGCTTTGGGACGGTAGTGGCCATAGCGGTTCTCGGCTTCCTGGCGTTCTACGCGTACTTTGGCAGGGAGCTCTTCAACTTCCTCGGCGGCGCCACCCAGTCAAACCCGCTCTACCAGACCGTTGCCGAGCTCGCAAGGACTGATTGGGGGACAATAATCAGCTATTATAGCATTGGAATTCAAAAGGGAATTGTAGTAGGTGCTATAGCACTTTTTGGTTTGGTAATTTTATTAATACAGCTCATAGAACAATTAAAAGAAAACAACTCCCCCGTGACACAAGGAATATCAGCAGGGATAACACTTGGAGTCATATTAACTTACGTGTATTATTTCAAGGAGTACCCAAACGTAAAGCCTCAAGACGGGCTGTTATTCTTGATTTCAGTAAGTGGATTTGGCATTGTACTATTGAGACTTACAATACAACTAGCTAAGGGTAAACCAACAGAGAAAGAAATTTTCCTCGTCAGCTACTACGCCGGCTCTATATACCTGCTCTTCATGGCGGTCAGGTTCGTGTTCCAGGCCTCTGGAGCCATACTCCTCCTGGCTGGCGTCGCGGTTGGAGAGGCCTTCCTGTTCGTCGAGAACATGAAGGAGAGCCTCGGCACCAAGGCCCTCTACGCGGCGCTCCTCATCCTCCTATTCCTGCCTGTTCCGGTTATAGGTGCCCAGCACATGAATGATATAGCCAAAAGCTACGCAAGGAGCCAGGGCTCCGTTCCGGCTGACTGGGTGAACACGCTCAGCTGGCTCAGGGAGAACAGCCACCCGCTCGACAGCGCAACCAGCTGGTGGGACTACGGGTACTGGATTGAATCCAGCCTGCTCAGCCACAGGCGCTCCGCCACCGACGGCGGCCACGCATACGACAGGCGCTACATTGTTGCGGACTTCTTCTCGCACTACGGAAACGAGAGCGAGCAGGACTTTGAGGCGTGGGGCCTCAACTACATGATAACCTGGCAGCAGGACATAGGAAAGTTCAACGCCATAAGCTACCTCGGCGGCGCCATCAACCACTACGAGCAGACGCACATTCCGATGTTCCAGGCCATATCAACACAGCAGATTCAGTACGCCAACGAAAGCGGCAGGCTTGCCGTTTACATAGCATCAGGAAACAGCGCGTACCAGCCGCTGGCGACCATTGACCTCACCACGGGGCAGGTAATAGGCGGCAGGGGGGACATACCTTACGTCCTCTACATCTTCGGCAACTACGGACTGCTGGCGTACCAGAAGATAGCCTTCAGCAACTTCGTTCAGCTGGCTTTCCACGTTCCGTACTCCCCGGACCCCTGGGAGTCCCAGAAGCTGTTCGCCAACTTCAAGCCGGTGTATAGCAACGGCGGCGTTTCGACCTACGAGTTCAGGCCGTTCGCAGTTTACAGGATAGACAGGTACGAGAACGACACCTGGAAGACCGTTTACACCACCCTCGGCGGCGGAAAGCTCCAGCCAGGGGAGCAGAAGCTGAGGCTCTGGATTTCGGCCTTCGGAAGGGACATAAAGGACGCAAAGCTCGTCTTTGAGGCATACAACGGAACCGAGCTCATAAAGAGAGAGGTTCTCGCAGAGGGCCTCAGCATGGACTACCTGAACGAGACCCCCGTTGAGGTGACCCTCACGATACCCAACGCCACCGGCTACCGCCTCGTCCTCATCCAGGAGGGCCCAGTTGGAGTGCTCAACGGGGCACCGAAGGTCAACGGGAAGGTAGCCAACCCGAGCTACATACTCGGCGAGGGCCAGAGCGGCCAGCTTGAGCTCAAGGCCGCGTTCAGAAAGGACTACGACAGCGTGAAGCTTACCCTCAGGGCGAGCATAGTCTACTACGTTGCCCCCAACGGCAAGGACATAGAGAAGGACGACTTCTACCTCGAGCCCCACCAGGACATCATAACCTACGTTCCGGTCAAGGAGCTGAGTGTCAAGGAGGGCAACAACACGATAGTCGCTCAGGCCAGCATGCCCGAAAACGTCTTCGGCAAGTACATCCAGGAGCTCCACAAGAAGTACGGCAAAGACAAGGTCATCATCGTCGGAAAGAGGATAGAGCCGATTTTCATCACACAGAAGGAGTATGTAATTTGGGAGGGTTAA
- a CDS encoding PIN domain-containing protein, whose amino-acid sequence MMSGGGKGFVIDTNVIVGAFFYGKDYPQVKSREALLKKCRLVLGLLKEKNVAVPRVAVVEVISVVKRITGDITLAVRLGNAVETSFEVVSEDKIYETAKETASIVAPSGFDTYFLALALARGYRLITRDKALCTHSKNLGVPCLLIEESTDDDTIKEFLEG is encoded by the coding sequence ATGATGTCAGGGGGAGGAAAAGGGTTCGTTATTGACACCAACGTCATAGTGGGGGCCTTCTTTTATGGAAAGGACTATCCTCAAGTTAAAAGCAGAGAAGCCCTTCTCAAGAAATGCAGACTAGTGCTCGGCCTGTTAAAGGAAAAAAACGTTGCAGTCCCCAGAGTAGCCGTCGTTGAAGTTATAAGTGTTGTGAAAAGGATAACAGGAGACATAACCCTGGCTGTTAGGCTTGGAAACGCCGTTGAAACGTCGTTTGAAGTGGTCTCAGAGGATAAAATCTATGAAACTGCCAAGGAAACAGCCTCCATCGTCGCACCTTCTGGATTCGATACATATTTTCTGGCCCTTGCCCTTGCGAGAGGCTACCGCCTGATAACCCGCGACAAAGCACTCTGCACACATTCAAAGAATTTGGGTGTCCCCTGCCTCTTAATTGAAGAATCAACTGACGACGACACGATTAAAGAATTTTTGGAGGGATAA
- a CDS encoding single- stranded DNA-binding family protein — protein MAVKLSTGYVRASGYAHKVRRVLFALARKKVEPKEIIRASAELNQRIFEEFQRLNVSKEDVVRITVDFRIKDGSIVWDYDSLRIEVYRKGEEERLAKAMEEVEERERELEEKIKAIEEVALNLKKLTDELIERIEELKQEHTSLKLRAEE, from the coding sequence ATGGCCGTGAAGCTGAGCACCGGTTACGTCCGGGCAAGCGGGTACGCGCACAAGGTAAGGCGCGTTCTATTCGCCCTGGCTAGGAAGAAAGTCGAGCCAAAGGAGATTATCCGCGCCTCGGCCGAGCTCAACCAGAGGATTTTCGAGGAGTTTCAGAGGCTCAACGTCTCGAAGGAGGACGTTGTGAGGATTACCGTCGATTTCCGAATCAAGGACGGCTCCATCGTCTGGGACTATGACTCTCTCAGGATTGAGGTCTACAGGAAGGGTGAAGAAGAGAGGCTCGCGAAGGCGATGGAGGAAGTGGAGGAGCGCGAGAGGGAACTGGAGGAGAAGATCAAGGCCATCGAAGAGGTTGCCCTCAACCTCAAGAAGCTCACGGACGAGCTAATCGAGAGGATTGAGGAGCTGAAGCAGGAGCACACTTCCCTGAAGCTCAGGGCGGAGGAGTGA
- a CDS encoding DUF2095 family protein, with protein sequence MVKEKERKEKRRAVDDFAWQEYDREEFEKKFPALARELEEGGIPIDAFRTDEEEGEELTEPMDFSGYEPTVIDFLRRCETDEEALEIINWMESRGEITPEIAKELRITLAKKGVRAFGPKKEWGWYERHGRG encoded by the coding sequence ATGGTTAAAGAGAAGGAGAGAAAGGAAAAGAGAAGGGCCGTTGATGATTTCGCCTGGCAGGAGTACGACAGGGAGGAGTTTGAGAAGAAGTTCCCGGCCCTTGCAAGGGAGCTTGAAGAGGGGGGAATCCCGATAGACGCGTTCAGGACCGACGAGGAAGAGGGAGAGGAGCTCACCGAGCCGATGGACTTCTCGGGCTATGAGCCTACGGTGATAGACTTCCTCAGGCGGTGCGAGACCGACGAAGAGGCTCTAGAGATAATCAACTGGATGGAGAGCAGGGGCGAGATAACGCCTGAGATTGCGAAAGAACTGAGGATAACGCTCGCCAAGAAGGGAGTGAGGGCCTTCGGGCCGAAGAAGGAGTGGGGCTGGTACGAGAGGCACGGGAGGGGGTGA
- a CDS encoding antitoxin family protein, giving the protein MGTVIEAVYDGKTFRPLKKVNLPKGAKVRVIVGETIWDLLEEIEGIPVEANVEEVLDDVRGRKRVRY; this is encoded by the coding sequence ATGGGAACTGTCATCGAGGCCGTCTACGACGGCAAGACGTTCAGACCCCTAAAGAAGGTTAACCTCCCCAAGGGGGCAAAAGTTAGGGTCATCGTGGGCGAGACGATATGGGACCTGCTTGAAGAGATTGAGGGAATCCCCGTCGAGGCAAACGTCGAGGAAGTGCTTGATGATGTCAGGGGGAGGAAAAGGGTTCGTTATTGA